ctcaaaattttaagtagaacATGATTTGCGCAatgaaaataactgaaatcaacGCCTACGGaatgtaaaaatgtttttattttgcactcAATACgattaatttgaatttcctgttCACAAAAAAATCAGAGTCAACTGTTAGCTCCACAACGGACCAGCAGGGCTTCTTTATCGAGCAGTGTTCCCTCCCCGCTTTGTGTTGTtcaaaatcgaaagaaaatgcAACATCTAATCTGAAGTGTGAAGATTAAAGTTACCATATTTTCATACTTTGGAAATTGTCTAGGTAACATTTAGTGTGCTATTTGAGCCCTTGAAGGGGTCTCAAAGGGTTAAAGTAAAGTATCTTCTTTTTCTATGACTGAtgagtttgaatttatgcattgaAGAACGCTAATATCCTGGTAataactttcaataattttctttgcaaaaattgtGCCTCTACGTGAAATTTAGATGAGACAGCACGTATCAACGCTTGAAtttttaccttgtctagtggtccatctgAAAACATAGGTGTATATGGAGGTATCCCCTCATTTGCGACAGGATGAGAAGGAAGCCTCCCCTCTGGCACCAGTTGACGTTAAATTCTACAGCTTGAGTACCATCTTGGTTATCCTTTCTTATGAGAGTAATCTATTCATAAATCTAAATGATGTCAATTCTTATTATTCTTTGTTCAGCAAAAGAATTTACTGTTATCTACAACCCGGTGATCTCAAtcttattttataatttaaaacttGCAGCATGCCTGTAATATCTGAACTCAATTGGTGTCGCTAAGATAATTACAGCATTCATAATGACAGCATCTAAATCTTAAACAAACCCCATGTTCTAAAGGTCACTTTAAATATTATGTTAAATGAGactgaagaaagaaagaaaaccgaATTTTTCCAACCTTTAATACAATTTATTGATTCAATGATCTAATTTAACTGTATGCTTAGCTAACTTAATGGCATGCTTTAAAAACTAatcaaaaaatcaatcaaagggaaacaaaatgataaattcactaagtttaaatggtagaacAAACTGACAAGAtcacaattatttatttttttaaattgaaatcgGAATTTGTTCCTTAAAATCGCTCAAAATATTTATGTAAGCCATTcgtatttattctttattttcatcACAGCCTAAGTAGTGAGCAATCGAGAACCATTACCCAAAACAGCTTCTCATActtctacactgccgtgctagggaagaaagTCGTGTGAACATTCCAGAGATGCTAAAATTCCCGGataaaacacatatttttgaggaaaggtatgcatatttttcgttgaaattttgagacattttagattaaattgcaaacaaaattgtctgaaaaatttgaagaataatattcaaaattttcccagtaaatttgttttATCTGGAAGGAAAtatgcaacgtctgaaggctcagacggcgttcttccttggaaTGGCACAATAGAAATGAGGAGGCTCTCAGAATATAAAACACACTAGACACATTTTAATTTCACAACAGCTAGGAGGAGCTGAAATTCTCTGATGGCTGAATTTAAGTTGAGATGCTTCCTTCCAGTGTGACATTGTTAGAGATGATCTATTTATAGAACTTTTTATAAAATCTGATCTACTGAGGTAAATAAAATCTTACCTTCAGCAAATAAAAGCTGATGCATACTTGAAGAAAAGAATTACAAAATAGGTTATTTTGCTAGGAAAACCAAGGAAAGTACTTACCTACTTACAATAATTTGACTCATATCTTATCCAATTTTCGTCAAAAGTAGATCAGGAGTCACAATATCATTACAAACATTAAAATTGTTCCAATTTTATTCAGAGATattaagagaaaagaaaaaaaaaataattcataagAACTTTTTAAAAGTTATGCCTGACTAATTATTTAATAGAGAGGAACTTGTTTTAAACATTTACAATATTACTATGGCTACTTTTATAAAATCCTGCCATTTCTCAATAGGGATAAAAGAATAGTTTGCAGCATGTGGGCTCTAAAAGGTAGAACACTGCTGCAACGTTTCCACATGGGGTTATAAATTAACATCATGAAAAATCAGTTCAGTAAACAACAACAATTTTCCCTCCAATGAAAATTCGAATAATGAAAGGGTTTATCCATTCGCTATTTATGAGATAAATATTAAGTTGGGGGAAAAACATGTTGTGATGGAATTGAGCACTTTTGATCTCATTTAATGCTTTctttaatgtgaaaaattcagTTACCGAGTCTTACGCATTGGCTACTTCAAGTCTAGAGATCAATTTTAGGGCATTTGGAGcatttttctgctttttctcATGTCATACATTTCTGACAATCCAATAATATTAAAGCAGTCACATTTGTCACTGCCAAAAATCAGTGTTTGGAATGTTAACTTCACGTCAGAAAAGTATGTGCTCATTTTACTACTAGACATTTTGGCATGGACATTAAAAAAGAGCAGAAAAAATTCTAGCTGATAGATTCCAACCAGGGAAATTTACAGCTGTTATCTGATGGAATGGAGCAAGTTATTTACAGTGAGCACCTTTTGAAGACTTAGCATGCAATTGCTGAATTAAACTTCTCTTCGAGTAAATCGATGTAAGCTTTAGGTTGTAAGTCGCTCCTTGAAACTCCGAGTAGATTCATCAACGATTCTGCTATTCGCATACCTTCTTCTGGAGTCTGATTCTTTTGTAAGCAAACctagaaaaataatgaatttttgaTACAAAGAATTATTCCCAAAACTCAGATAGGATATAATAAATACTCAGGCTGCTGTTTGAAACTGAATGTTTTGAAGGCTTTGATGATGTAGCCAGGCAGGGGAGACGGTGTTTGTTGATTGGTTAAACTTAGCTGAAtgacatagagaaaaaaaaggaggtgtttgcatcttgaggtttgtttaccctgtgaagtaggtcggtacagcctggccagcaaaatccggagTTCGAAGTaagaaaaacggaccataatgtcccatttttttgcttgaatcaactcatgacataatttcaagcactttttataaaatgacttttttccataaattacaccatttccaacaAATTCGATGATGAAAGTCGCTGTGCCGACCTGCGTCATCAAATAAATTCCAAGATgtccgaaatgcaaacacctcctttttgtTCTCAATGGCTTAATGAGGCATCGATCTTGTTAAGTCAACTCAACCATCGATTTTTGATTGGTCGGACTTGGATaatctttttctccatttaaaaacgctactgtaaattttttaatagtttgttttgtttttttgcaaattttacgtaagaataGCCATACCACAACCCTTCAAAAATGTCTTGCCTAAACTGGGTGTAGATTATCCTTGAGGAGCAAACATCGGCCTTTAGCAAACTGAGGTGCTACCTTCACTTGATCTATCAAAAAGTTACTTTGATCAAAAGTGTATGAAATAcctaaatgctatttttacttcAACAAGTTATTCATTGCTGTGGCACATTCTTTCTTGAAGCGTTCTAAAACTATTGAGTGAGTTAAAATTAATCAGGAAAACCCTCCGTACGTACTTATATCTATAATGGTTACCTACCAGCAAACATGTTCAAGAATTGACTAAACAATCATTATCAATGCAAATTGAAAAAGGGAGTTGGTTAGGAGTTCAAAATAGATCTCATATCGACAGCgtgagtccgcaatcacataactcgtttgcagtgtctgaagatctctgcctctatgtcatcattttaaagaagaacaaattgacatcattccttgaagctttcgcagaattttcttggcactgataagaaaaatcacagcagtttttaagaattttcgttgagtagtttttcatttaaaaaataaagtatggcaggaagtctgcgatgtctcaaatcgagatacgtggttgcggacttacaccattGATATGTTGATATTTGTtacataagaataaaaatatgagttttttagattttaaattttgcacattttcaaattttttgagcttggtgGTTTATAGTTGCTGACCTTCCACTTTCAAGAGGATGCCATTCTCTCTGTAGATACAGATGCAATAAGTCTTAGAAATTTAGCAATTGATAATGATTTTGGTCATTACCTCCAATTCCATGAAAGAGCCTAAGTTTTCGACTAAATCTGCATGGATTCTTGTCTGACCGGTCAGATAAAGGAGCCGCTTTTTCCTTACAACTCCTTTGATACCTAAAGCCAATGCCAAAATGTGTTGCAGGTCTTT
This window of the Bemisia tabaci chromosome 3, PGI_BMITA_v3 genome carries:
- the LOC109032946 gene encoding uncharacterized protein (The sequence of the model RefSeq protein was modified relative to this genomic sequence to represent the inferred CDS: added 168 bases not found in genome assembly) encodes the protein MADESRNIEIKAKVHDFEYFIRKSEEISGGKGTFIEQEDIFFNVPNGRLKLRFRDKNTDCGELIYYERPDQQGPKLSKFNRSNFGNSKDLQHILALALGIKGVVRKKRLLYLTGQTRIHADLVENLGSFMELEVCLQKNQTPEEGMRIAESLMNLLGVSRSDLQPKAYIDLLEEKFNSAIAC